The Schistocerca serialis cubense isolate TAMUIC-IGC-003099 chromosome 10, iqSchSeri2.2, whole genome shotgun sequence genome includes a region encoding these proteins:
- the LOC126425065 gene encoding uncharacterized protein LOC126425065, with protein MEDGSGFRNFTRISPTDFEYLANMISPFVSKKDTNFRKAISVNQRLAVTLRFLATGDSFQSLAYLFRISKQAISKIVPEVCGALVEVLKDYVKIPATENDWSEKACLFSQILQFPHCVGAIDGKHIVLQCPVGSGSEYYNYKGSFSIVLLAVVDASYNFCTQISAAKAEYQMVVCSKTRV; from the exons ATGGAAGACGGCTCTGGCTTCCGCAACTTCACTCGGATCTCACCTACCGATTTTGAATATCTGGCAAATATGATATCACCATTTGTTTCAAAAAAAGACACGAATTTCAGGAAAGCTATTTCAGTCAACCAAAGGCTTGCAGTTACTCTTCGTTTCCTGGCAACAGGAGATTCATTTCAGAGCCTTGCGTATTTATTTCGCATTTCGAAACAAGCAATATCTAAAATAGTACCCGAAGTATGTGGAGCTCTGGTGGAAGTACTGAAGGATTATGTAaag atacCTGCGACTGAAAACGACTGGAGTGAAAAAGCATGTTTATTCTCACAGATTCTTCAGTTCCCCCATTGTGTCGGAGCAATTGACGGGAAACATATCGTGCTACAGTGCCCTGTTGGTAGTGGAagtgaatattataattataaagGTTCATTCAGCATTGTGCTGCTTGCTGTCGTCGATGCCAGCTACAACTTTTGTACGCAGATATCGGCTGCCAAGGCAGAATATCAGATGGTGGTGTGTTCAAAAACGCGAGTATAA